From Halapricum desulfuricans, a single genomic window includes:
- a CDS encoding succinylglutamate desuccinylase/aspartoacylase family protein, which translates to MTSLGTASAAPGEIDTGRLWVGETRDGTDIELPVAVVNGAETGKTLYVQAASDGDELNGVGVLQRWLPRLDPEAISGTILVTGIVNYHAFQVAEHRNPVDDTKMNRVYPGDEEGTSSERIAAATFEAATRADLVVDLHQGSTSRMINEVRVRCGRRHRRHQSCLELAKVFNCGYVLDQKGPDGQLARAAPDEGVPTIDPELGGAVGWDNQSIEYGLQGLWNVLEYYDFLKGDVTLSTQTRAGGFDQYGAPAGGLVDFKLELGDEVERGETLFAITDVFGQVKERVTADSEGIFWRTRRLPQVATGEYVCSVGTNVDSY; encoded by the coding sequence ATGACGAGCCTCGGCACGGCGAGTGCGGCCCCGGGCGAGATCGACACGGGGCGGCTGTGGGTCGGCGAGACGCGCGACGGCACCGACATCGAGCTGCCGGTAGCGGTCGTCAACGGCGCCGAGACGGGCAAGACCCTCTACGTGCAGGCCGCGAGCGACGGCGACGAACTCAACGGTGTCGGCGTCCTCCAGCGCTGGCTCCCGCGGCTCGATCCCGAGGCCATCTCCGGGACGATTCTCGTCACCGGAATCGTCAACTACCACGCTTTCCAGGTCGCCGAACACCGCAACCCGGTCGACGACACGAAGATGAACCGGGTCTACCCAGGCGACGAGGAGGGAACTTCCAGCGAGCGCATCGCGGCGGCGACCTTCGAGGCCGCCACCCGTGCCGACCTGGTTGTCGACCTCCATCAGGGATCGACCAGCCGGATGATCAACGAGGTCCGGGTGCGGTGCGGACGGCGCCACCGCCGCCATCAGTCCTGTCTGGAGCTCGCGAAGGTGTTCAACTGCGGGTACGTACTCGATCAGAAAGGGCCGGACGGCCAGCTCGCCCGTGCCGCTCCCGACGAGGGCGTCCCGACGATTGACCCTGAACTGGGCGGGGCCGTCGGCTGGGACAACCAGAGCATCGAATACGGCCTCCAGGGGCTGTGGAACGTCCTCGAATACTACGATTTCCTCAAAGGCGACGTGACCCTCTCGACCCAGACCCGGGCCGGCGGCTTCGATCAGTACGGGGCACCCGCCGGCGGGCTCGTGGATTTCAAGCTCGAACTCGGCGACGAAGTCGAGCGTGGAGAGACGCTCTTTGCGATCACCGACGTGTTCGGCCAAGTCAAAGAACGGGTCACGGCCGACTCGGAGGGGATCTTCTGGCGGACCCGCCGGCTCCCGCAGGTCGCGACCGGCGAGTACGTCTGCTCGGTCGGGACGAACGTCGACTCCTACTGA
- a CDS encoding CPBP family intramembrane glutamic endopeptidase: protein MLAVYGLVPGLNLAGVLWLLGGLGPPISAVIVLGAAEGGHAVWRLLDRLMLWRVERRWYIVAVLLPGVVVGVALFIDAIVFDVPTPVPSLDLVPLFVGSILANMVIGGGLEEIGWRGFALPRLQAEYSALTASLMIGVVWVGWHAPLFVVPGAIQAELAFLPFFVQGIALSVLFTWLYNSTRGSLLLVVLLHGAVNAWLTSVWFLRGDVNSTTLWVFAGLVGVTAVCVVVMYGGEHLSRHRRQIDRTTGSDGSR, encoded by the coding sequence ATGCTTGCCGTGTATGGCCTCGTGCCCGGCCTCAACTTGGCCGGCGTGTTGTGGTTACTCGGTGGGCTCGGCCCACCGATCTCGGCAGTCATCGTGCTCGGTGCCGCCGAGGGGGGCCATGCAGTGTGGCGGCTTCTCGACCGATTGATGCTCTGGCGTGTCGAACGCCGATGGTACATCGTTGCGGTTCTGCTGCCCGGGGTCGTGGTAGGTGTGGCTCTTTTCATTGACGCGATAGTGTTCGACGTACCCACACCGGTACCCTCGCTCGATTTAGTGCCCTTATTCGTCGGTTCGATTCTCGCAAACATGGTGATCGGTGGCGGGTTAGAGGAAATCGGTTGGCGTGGCTTTGCGCTCCCTCGATTGCAGGCAGAATACAGTGCCTTGACTGCGAGTCTGATGATTGGCGTCGTGTGGGTGGGCTGGCACGCACCGCTGTTCGTCGTGCCTGGAGCGATCCAGGCCGAGTTAGCTTTCCTGCCGTTCTTCGTTCAGGGCATTGCACTGTCGGTACTGTTCACGTGGCTGTACAACAGCACGCGGGGTAGTCTGTTGCTCGTCGTACTCCTTCATGGCGCGGTCAACGCCTGGCTGACGAGTGTGTGGTTTCTGCGTGGGGACGTCAATTCAACTACGCTGTGGGTGTTCGCCGGTCTAGTTGGTGTGACGGCGGTTTGCGTGGTCGTCATGTACGGCGGCGAGCATCTCTCCCGGCATCGGCGACAGATTGATCGGACGACTGGTTCGGACGGGTCGAGGTGA
- a CDS encoding Lrp/AsnC family transcriptional regulator: MDERDIRILKAIADLGTGSPDELHEETGIPVSTIHYRLGNLREEGIIENDLYDLDLSELGLDVTVLVEVLSDYSDDHEDVLEKLREVEGVTQIFSTMGETDFIAIARLPGSDEVERLIRDFEMIEEVDRTNSTYVISTDRDFTRGIESYSLETLVETLVEE; the protein is encoded by the coding sequence ATGGACGAGCGCGACATCCGTATTCTCAAGGCGATCGCAGATCTGGGGACGGGCAGTCCGGACGAGTTACACGAGGAGACCGGGATTCCGGTCTCGACGATCCACTACCGGCTGGGGAATCTGCGGGAGGAGGGGATCATCGAGAACGACCTCTACGACCTCGACCTCTCGGAGCTGGGGCTAGACGTCACCGTCCTCGTCGAGGTGCTGTCGGATTACAGCGACGACCACGAGGACGTCCTCGAAAAGCTTCGCGAGGTCGAGGGCGTGACCCAGATCTTCTCGACGATGGGCGAGACGGACTTCATCGCCATCGCGAGACTCCCCGGCAGCGACGAAGTCGAGCGGCTCATCAGAGACTTCGAGATGATCGAGGAGGTCGACCGCACGAACTCGACGTACGTGATCTCGACCGACCGGGACTTCACGCGCGGTATCGAGAGCTACAGCCTGGAGACGCTCGTCGAAACGCTCGTCGAGGAGTGA
- a CDS encoding VanZ family protein — translation MHWNRSRRIVVVAVVALVILVSAVVPTGDAVARAGPFGLGLDLWLHALAYAVLEAAVLAAIVGSRELSLPTSALSIPVTAPVVTAYGLLIEGVQLLVPYRHASVADAIANAIGAGIVLVGWALYVRLR, via the coding sequence GTGCACTGGAATCGCTCTCGACGGATCGTGGTCGTCGCGGTCGTCGCCCTCGTGATTCTCGTCTCGGCGGTCGTCCCGACTGGTGACGCCGTCGCCCGGGCCGGTCCGTTCGGCCTGGGGCTGGATCTGTGGCTCCACGCGCTGGCGTACGCCGTGCTGGAAGCCGCGGTTCTCGCGGCGATCGTCGGCTCCCGGGAGCTGTCGCTACCGACCAGTGCGCTGTCGATCCCCGTGACGGCCCCGGTCGTGACGGCCTACGGCCTCCTCATCGAGGGAGTCCAGTTGCTGGTGCCGTACCGCCACGCCAGCGTCGCAGACGCGATAGCAAATGCCATCGGCGCGGGGATCGTGCTCGTTGGATGGGCTCTGTACGTCCGCCTGCGATGA
- a CDS encoding DUF7536 family protein translates to MSNDRPESGRARFLEALEVRKHAIRGFGLGIALTVLAYVLLVVLPGGGESWIWYLGLGASLALSLGGLLTMVLVAVQARRLAKEL, encoded by the coding sequence GTGTCGAACGATCGCCCCGAGTCCGGCCGCGCGCGCTTTCTAGAAGCACTCGAGGTCCGCAAGCACGCGATCCGCGGGTTCGGGCTCGGGATCGCCCTGACGGTCCTGGCGTACGTCCTCCTCGTCGTCCTGCCGGGCGGGGGCGAGTCGTGGATCTGGTATCTCGGACTGGGCGCGTCGCTGGCGCTGTCGCTCGGCGGACTGCTCACGATGGTACTCGTGGCCGTCCAAGCGCGCAGACTCGCGAAAGAGCTGTGA
- the arcS gene encoding archaeosine synthase subunit alpha, which translates to MTDYFEVHHRDGAARVGELRLSDAVRTPTLADDLTIDAGSEWPGGREFPAGSEDEVTILPHRGFPSGTPEEVQDAFAPEYPEVEYPNGVVVSQETAADFGADVYVLSGAQGIVGHAEAFVETIVDVRESIPADSALYLPGVATPANVATLVYAGVDLVDTDRAVIKGTQGKYLTGDGEVFFEDLEELPCSCPACQQPAESADREACIEHNVNALRAELARVRERIRSGRLRDYIEGQARHDQWLTAAFRRLDQQYAYLEQRTPIVRGAEITAASDDTLRRVEIQRFADRVTNRYRNRFEAPLVLVPCSARKPYSESRSHGQFHDAVQFRGHTVSMTSPIGVVPQELELTYPAQHYDSVVTGRWSATEIEFVADVLAAYLERNEYPRYIAHLPEDYLPIVERVEDRLDIEFEYTVAEHPTDTESLANLASTLSGEPKYRKRERQHNTIRAIADYQFGEGAGEELFEDLHIESRYPKLRAHDADGEQLAALVPNYGTLSLTLAGARRWLDSDIPTKRAEIDAFVPRGSVLAPGIVDADDDIRPGDEVVFEGPKAISIGRAEMSGPEMVESTRGIASEVRHTEEK; encoded by the coding sequence ATGACTGACTACTTCGAGGTTCACCACCGCGATGGGGCCGCGCGGGTCGGTGAACTCCGCCTGTCCGACGCCGTCCGGACGCCGACGCTGGCCGACGATCTGACGATCGACGCCGGCAGCGAGTGGCCCGGCGGTCGAGAGTTCCCGGCGGGCAGCGAGGACGAGGTAACGATCCTGCCCCATCGCGGGTTCCCCAGCGGGACGCCCGAGGAAGTCCAGGACGCGTTCGCGCCCGAGTATCCCGAGGTCGAGTACCCGAACGGCGTCGTCGTCTCCCAGGAGACGGCCGCCGACTTCGGTGCGGACGTCTACGTCCTCTCGGGTGCACAGGGCATCGTCGGCCACGCCGAGGCGTTCGTCGAGACGATCGTCGACGTCCGCGAGTCGATTCCCGCCGACAGCGCTCTCTATCTGCCGGGTGTCGCCACCCCTGCCAACGTCGCGACGCTGGTCTACGCCGGCGTCGATCTCGTCGATACCGATCGTGCCGTGATCAAGGGCACCCAGGGCAAGTATCTCACCGGCGACGGCGAGGTCTTCTTCGAGGATCTGGAAGAGCTGCCCTGTTCGTGCCCGGCCTGCCAGCAACCCGCCGAGAGCGCGGACCGCGAGGCCTGTATCGAGCACAACGTCAACGCCCTGCGGGCGGAACTGGCCCGCGTTCGCGAGCGGATCCGGTCGGGCCGGCTCCGGGACTACATCGAGGGCCAGGCCCGCCACGACCAGTGGCTGACAGCCGCCTTCCGACGGCTCGATCAGCAGTACGCGTATCTCGAACAGCGGACGCCGATCGTCCGGGGGGCCGAGATCACCGCCGCCAGCGACGACACGCTGCGGCGGGTCGAGATCCAGCGCTTCGCCGACCGGGTCACGAACCGCTATCGCAACCGCTTTGAGGCCCCACTGGTGCTCGTTCCCTGCTCGGCGCGGAAGCCATACAGCGAGTCCCGGAGTCACGGGCAGTTCCACGACGCCGTCCAGTTCCGCGGCCACACCGTCTCGATGACGTCACCCATCGGCGTCGTCCCGCAGGAACTGGAGCTGACCTACCCCGCCCAGCACTACGATTCGGTCGTGACCGGTCGCTGGAGTGCAACCGAGATCGAGTTCGTCGCCGACGTGCTGGCGGCCTACCTCGAACGCAACGAGTATCCCCGGTATATCGCTCACCTGCCCGAGGACTACCTGCCGATCGTCGAGCGCGTCGAGGACCGGCTGGATATCGAGTTCGAGTACACCGTCGCCGAGCACCCGACAGACACGGAGTCACTTGCGAACCTTGCGAGCACCCTTTCGGGCGAACCGAAGTATCGCAAGCGCGAGCGCCAGCACAACACGATCAGGGCCATCGCAGACTACCAGTTCGGCGAGGGTGCGGGCGAGGAGCTCTTCGAGGACCTGCACATCGAGAGTCGCTATCCCAAGCTACGCGCCCACGACGCCGACGGCGAGCAGCTGGCGGCACTGGTCCCGAACTACGGGACACTGTCGCTGACGCTCGCGGGGGCGCGACGCTGGCTCGACAGCGACATCCCGACCAAGCGCGCCGAGATCGACGCGTTCGTCCCGCGAGGGAGCGTCCTCGCGCCGGGGATCGTCGACGCCGACGATGACATCCGACCCGGTGACGAGGTGGTCTTCGAGGGACCGAAAGCCATTTCGATCGGCCGCGCGGAGATGTCCGGCCCGGAGATGGTCGAGAGTACTCGCGGGATCGCGAGCGAAGTTCGGCACACCGAAGAGAAGTGA
- the purQ gene encoding phosphoribosylformylglycinamidine synthase I yields the protein MTVAVIRFGGSNCDRDTVQALESLGIDAELIWHEDSLPGDTDGIVLPGGFSYGDYLRAGAMAAHSPIMDEVRDVAEAGTPVLGICNGAQVGCESSLTPGAFTTNESARFQCEHVHVRVENADTPWTRQFEAGEILELPIAHGEGRFEIEDERLAALEADDRVLFRYCESDGTVTPEANPNGSKHSVAGVTGEAGDHVAVLMPHPERVTLEDIGPTDGQGILEGFEA from the coding sequence GTGACTGTCGCAGTCATCAGATTCGGGGGGAGCAACTGCGACCGGGATACCGTCCAGGCCCTGGAGTCGTTGGGGATCGACGCCGAACTCATCTGGCACGAGGATAGTCTACCCGGGGACACCGACGGTATCGTCCTGCCGGGCGGGTTCTCGTACGGCGACTACCTGCGGGCCGGCGCGATGGCCGCCCACTCCCCGATCATGGACGAGGTCCGGGACGTGGCCGAGGCCGGGACGCCCGTACTGGGAATCTGCAACGGCGCACAGGTCGGCTGTGAGTCGTCGTTGACCCCCGGCGCGTTCACGACCAACGAGAGCGCACGCTTCCAGTGTGAGCACGTCCACGTCCGGGTCGAAAACGCCGACACGCCCTGGACACGGCAGTTCGAGGCGGGCGAGATCCTCGAACTCCCGATCGCGCACGGCGAGGGACGGTTCGAGATCGAGGACGAACGCCTGGCGGCGCTCGAAGCCGATGATCGCGTGCTCTTTCGATACTGCGAGTCCGACGGGACTGTCACGCCGGAGGCCAATCCCAACGGCTCGAAACACAGCGTCGCCGGCGTCACGGGCGAGGCCGGCGACCACGTGGCCGTCCTGATGCCCCATCCCGAGCGAGTCACGCTCGAAGATATCGGCCCGACCGACGGACAGGGCATCCTCGAAGGGTTCGAAGCGTAG
- a CDS encoding DMT family transporter gives MISQRSWISVPTTGLLFVLLSLLWGGSFVAIDIGLRDLPPVLFAAMRYDIAGALVLGYAAHRTDRWRPRSRREWTLVSFLGLFMFGAYNALIYIGIDHVSGAVASIVISLGPVLTAGFATTLGIEEPPNRIGALGFLAAIAGVVLVADPSPGALLDTNTIGVGIVLLGSVSFAFGTVASRPIDVDLPLSTVQAWAMLVGAAFLHLASPLRGEVFSAAAVTPSTVAALVYLGVISGAVAYALYFRLLDQLGPTEINLVGYTEPVVANGLSWLVLGQTIALSTLGGFAAIFTGFALLKRKALLDAAPIFRRR, from the coding sequence ATGATATCGCAGAGGAGTTGGATCTCTGTCCCAACGACCGGGTTGCTGTTCGTATTGCTTTCGCTACTCTGGGGCGGCTCGTTCGTGGCGATCGACATCGGGCTTCGGGATCTTCCGCCGGTGTTGTTCGCGGCGATGCGCTACGACATCGCGGGCGCGCTCGTCCTCGGATATGCGGCTCACAGGACCGATCGGTGGCGGCCGCGCTCGCGCCGGGAGTGGACGCTGGTCTCCTTTCTCGGACTGTTCATGTTCGGCGCGTACAACGCCCTGATCTACATCGGGATCGACCACGTTTCCGGGGCTGTCGCGTCGATCGTCATCAGCCTCGGGCCGGTCCTGACTGCCGGCTTCGCGACCACGCTCGGCATCGAGGAGCCGCCGAACCGGATCGGCGCGCTCGGCTTCCTCGCTGCGATTGCGGGCGTGGTGCTCGTCGCCGATCCCAGCCCCGGAGCCCTGCTAGACACGAACACGATCGGCGTCGGGATCGTCCTGCTCGGGTCAGTCAGTTTCGCGTTCGGAACCGTCGCGTCCCGGCCGATCGACGTCGATCTGCCGCTGTCGACCGTCCAGGCCTGGGCGATGCTCGTCGGGGCTGCCTTCCTGCATCTGGCGAGTCCGTTGCGTGGCGAGGTGTTTTCGGCCGCAGCCGTGACGCCGTCGACGGTTGCCGCGCTCGTCTATCTGGGCGTGATCTCCGGAGCTGTCGCATACGCGCTGTACTTCCGCCTGCTCGATCAGCTCGGCCCGACGGAGATCAACCTCGTCGGATACACTGAACCCGTCGTGGCCAATGGCCTCTCCTGGCTCGTGCTCGGCCAGACGATCGCGCTCTCGACGCTCGGCGGGTTCGCCGCGATCTTCACCGGCTTCGCGCTACTCAAACGGAAGGCGCTGCTCGATGCGGCCCCGATATTCCGGCGGCGCTGA
- the purS gene encoding phosphoribosylformylglycinamidine synthase subunit PurS, with product MADYTATVTVRLKSGVLDPEAETTQQALERLGFELADLRSTDRFEIDLDAESADAAADRADEMAERLLANPTIHDYEVAVTER from the coding sequence ATGGCTGACTACACCGCGACAGTGACAGTGCGGCTCAAAAGCGGGGTGCTCGATCCCGAGGCCGAGACGACCCAGCAGGCGCTGGAGCGACTCGGATTCGAGCTGGCGGATCTCCGGTCGACCGATCGCTTCGAGATCGATCTGGACGCGGAGTCGGCCGACGCAGCCGCGGACCGAGCCGACGAGATGGCCGAGCGACTGCTCGCGAACCCGACCATCCACGACTACGAGGTCGCTGTCACGGAACGATGA
- a CDS encoding universal stress protein, which produces MYDHILVPTDGSDGTVESIDHASAIARDNDATVHVLYVIDERLYRAASKDTKDEVIKSLEEEGDHAIEDAVTRIEERGVDTVTERRRGIPYKSILSYAGEEPIDLIVMGTHGRTGRDRVATLGSVTERVVKQAEVPVLVVDIDGE; this is translated from the coding sequence ATGTACGATCACATCCTCGTGCCGACCGACGGGAGCGATGGGACTGTCGAATCGATCGATCACGCGAGTGCGATCGCCCGGGACAACGATGCGACGGTCCACGTCCTGTACGTGATCGACGAACGGCTCTACCGGGCAGCGTCGAAAGACACCAAAGACGAGGTCATCAAGTCCCTCGAGGAAGAGGGAGACCACGCGATCGAGGACGCCGTCACCCGCATCGAGGAGCGCGGAGTGGACACTGTGACCGAGCGACGGCGCGGGATCCCGTACAAATCGATCCTGAGCTACGCCGGCGAGGAACCGATCGATCTGATCGTCATGGGGACCCACGGCCGAACGGGACGCGATCGGGTCGCGACGCTCGGTAGCGTCACCGAGCGCGTCGTCAAACAGGCCGAGGTGCCGGTGCTCGTGGTCGACATCGACGGGGAGTAG
- a CDS encoding PspA/IM30 family protein: MGIISRASYIIRSKVNSLLNRAENPGETLDYSYEQLRDQLQDVKQGIADLTTQKKRLEIQKRRLEQNVEKHNDQAREAVRQDREDLARKALEKKKQKMSQIEQLESQISDLQQQQEQLVEQKNTLQSRIEEFRTKKETMKARYEAAEASSKVSEAMTGAGDEFEDVGRAIERAEERTEDMEARAEAMDELQETGAFEDVISDKDQVDRELEQLGTDSAVDSELETIKSEMGEAETDTADESASESASEPADTDESDLETDDVEDVDVEAEIDQSEVDAELEDLKQEESSQ; this comes from the coding sequence ATGGGAATCATCTCGCGCGCGTCGTACATCATCCGGTCGAAGGTCAACAGCCTCCTCAACCGGGCGGAGAACCCCGGAGAGACGCTGGATTACTCCTACGAACAGCTTCGCGACCAGCTACAGGACGTCAAGCAAGGAATCGCAGATCTGACCACCCAGAAAAAGCGCCTCGAAATCCAAAAGCGCCGTCTCGAACAGAACGTCGAGAAACACAACGACCAGGCTCGCGAGGCAGTCAGACAGGATCGCGAAGATCTGGCCCGCAAGGCCCTTGAGAAGAAAAAGCAGAAAATGAGCCAGATCGAGCAACTGGAGAGCCAGATCAGTGACCTCCAGCAACAGCAAGAGCAGCTCGTCGAGCAGAAGAACACCCTGCAGAGCCGGATCGAGGAGTTCCGGACCAAAAAGGAGACGATGAAGGCTCGCTACGAGGCGGCCGAGGCCTCCTCGAAAGTCAGCGAGGCGATGACCGGCGCCGGCGACGAGTTCGAGGACGTCGGCCGGGCGATCGAACGCGCCGAGGAGCGGACCGAGGACATGGAAGCACGGGCAGAGGCGATGGACGAACTGCAAGAGACCGGCGCGTTCGAGGACGTCATCTCCGATAAAGATCAGGTCGACCGGGAGCTGGAGCAGCTGGGAACCGACAGCGCGGTCGATTCCGAGCTCGAGACGATCAAATCCGAGATGGGTGAGGCGGAAACGGACACCGCCGACGAGTCAGCGTCAGAGAGCGCGAGCGAACCGGCAGATACGGATGAATCCGACCTCGAGACGGATGACGTCGAAGACGTCGACGTTGAGGCGGAGATCGATCAGTCGGAGGTCGACGCGGAACTCGAAGACCTCAAGCAGGAAGAGAGCAGCCAGTGA
- a CDS encoding archaeosine biosynthesis radical SAM protein RaSEA — translation MSKPSPEVYEQGKGMDAHNQVMREIRGRNDKSYDPTEPTRVWLDEDNTPDGVYQSLTIILNTGGCRWARAGGCTMCGYVAESVEGGTVAHDDLMTQIDACLEHEQENADDKSGLIKIYTSGSFLDEREVPAETRQAIAETFSDRERIVVESLPDFVDREKIADFTDQGLATDVAVGLETATDRVRHDCVNKYFDFADFEDACAEARAADAEADAVDVGIKAYLLMKPPFLSESEAIEDMKSSIRRCAGVEGCHTVSMNPTNVQKYTEVEQLYFADGYRPPWLWSVAEVLEATVDEDVIVVSDPVGHGSDRGAHNCGECDDRVQTAIKDFNLRQDPSVFGQVSCDCELTWETVVERETGYNLPLAR, via the coding sequence ATGAGCAAGCCGAGCCCCGAGGTCTACGAGCAGGGCAAGGGGATGGACGCCCACAACCAGGTGATGCGGGAGATCCGCGGGCGCAACGACAAGAGCTACGACCCGACCGAGCCGACGCGGGTCTGGCTCGACGAGGACAACACGCCCGACGGAGTCTACCAGAGCCTGACGATCATCCTCAACACCGGCGGCTGTCGGTGGGCCCGCGCCGGCGGCTGTACGATGTGTGGCTACGTCGCCGAGAGCGTCGAGGGCGGCACTGTTGCCCACGATGACCTGATGACTCAGATCGACGCCTGTCTGGAGCACGAGCAAGAGAACGCGGACGACAAATCCGGGCTGATCAAGATCTACACCTCGGGCTCGTTCCTCGACGAGCGCGAGGTCCCGGCCGAGACCAGACAGGCCATCGCCGAGACCTTCAGTGATCGCGAGCGGATCGTCGTCGAGAGCCTGCCTGACTTCGTCGACCGCGAGAAGATCGCCGACTTCACCGACCAGGGTCTGGCGACCGACGTCGCCGTCGGCCTGGAGACCGCCACGGATCGCGTCCGCCACGACTGCGTGAACAAGTACTTCGACTTCGCGGACTTCGAGGACGCCTGCGCGGAAGCGCGGGCTGCCGACGCCGAGGCCGACGCTGTCGACGTGGGGATCAAGGCATACCTCCTGATGAAGCCCCCGTTCCTCAGCGAGTCGGAAGCCATCGAGGATATGAAATCCTCGATCCGTCGCTGTGCGGGCGTCGAGGGCTGTCACACCGTCTCGATGAACCCGACCAACGTCCAGAAGTACACCGAGGTCGAGCAGCTGTACTTTGCGGACGGCTACCGACCGCCGTGGCTCTGGAGCGTCGCCGAGGTGCTGGAAGCGACGGTCGACGAAGACGTCATCGTCGTCTCCGATCCGGTCGGGCACGGCTCCGACCGCGGCGCGCACAACTGCGGGGAGTGTGACGACCGTGTCCAGACGGCGATCAAGGACTTCAACCTCCGCCAGGATCCCAGCGTCTTCGGGCAAGTCTCCTGTGACTGTGAACTGACCTGGGAGACCGTCGTCGAACGGGAGACAGGCTATAATCTCCCGCTCGCGCGGTAA
- a CDS encoding alpha/beta hydrolase produces MADRVPIPGGRDVRATLDGPADAPALVVACPPHPQMGGSRTDSRLTAVADTLATRSIATLRFDYGTWDEGYGEVSDAVAACRWARERYDRVGLFGYSFGGGVAILAAPEAKPDALSALAPAATIGDRDVAAAVADVVVPMQVLVGDRDETVAWRSVFEAARERSATVECVDGDHFFVGQRDRIARTVASWLASELEAESPGGP; encoded by the coding sequence ATGGCCGATCGCGTTCCGATTCCGGGCGGACGTGACGTTCGGGCGACTCTGGACGGCCCTGCGGACGCCCCGGCGCTCGTCGTGGCGTGTCCACCGCACCCACAGATGGGGGGCTCGCGGACGGACAGCCGGCTGACAGCTGTCGCCGACACCCTCGCAACGCGCTCGATCGCAACGCTGCGGTTCGATTACGGCACCTGGGACGAGGGGTACGGGGAGGTGAGCGACGCCGTCGCAGCCTGTCGATGGGCGCGCGAGCGATACGACCGCGTCGGGCTGTTCGGCTACAGTTTCGGCGGTGGGGTCGCGATCCTGGCTGCACCCGAGGCCAAGCCTGACGCGCTCTCAGCGCTCGCGCCCGCGGCGACGATCGGTGATCGCGACGTGGCAGCCGCAGTGGCCGATGTCGTCGTCCCGATGCAGGTACTGGTCGGCGATCGCGACGAGACCGTCGCGTGGCGAAGCGTCTTCGAGGCCGCCCGCGAGCGCAGTGCGACTGTCGAGTGCGTCGACGGCGATCACTTCTTCGTCGGCCAGCGCGACCGGATCGCCCGGACGGTCGCGTCGTGGCTGGCGAGCGAGTTGGAGGCTGAGTCTCCCGGCGGTCCGTGA